In the genome of Raphanus sativus cultivar WK10039 chromosome 9, ASM80110v3, whole genome shotgun sequence, the window AAAGAAGACAAACTGGATCTGAAGTATGAAGTATGAACACAATGTCTCAGACCAATCATATTCTTTCTTTGAGTTGCCCAAATATATGTTCTCTGTTTACCATTAGAGGTCTTAatgagtaaaaatgaaaaaggtGTGTGTTTAACGTAGACAGAGCATAACAGAAAGGAGCTAAACGGAAGTCGGAAGACTCCTACTGCTCTCATTTTCATTCTTGAATATCATATAATCTCATCAGTCAAGCTTCTCCAGTTCTGACATCCTCTCAATGATCGCCTGCAACAAAGAGGGTTGATGGATAACTATTCAGTTTACTGCCAATAATAAACGAGAAAAAAAATGCTCCGAGAAAACAAGACAACAAGAAAAAGGTTTTATGGGCGCACCCGCTTGCTTGTTTCTTGAAGCTCTCCAGCAAGAATGAATTCATCCAGTATTAAGTACACCTTAAATGAAATGAAACAACATTTGTGAAttagtaaaaactaaaaacaaatacaGAAACTTCGAAGCAAGCAACATAATTTATACATCACTCATAATCATCACTAATCAATTGTAAATTAGCAAGTAAAATAATATCAACTAAAAactaatatgtaaaatttcagagTAACACACTTTATCCATTACTCATAATCCTCACTAAGTGTTTCCAGAAAGCCACTAGTAAGATATCAAAGGACGAGTTTGCTAATCATAGGTAGAGAAGAATCAATGACACAATCATTCCCTCTAATCATATGTCTACAAGGGAATCAGAAGATTGAAACAGTTTCAGATATTACGTTAACTATTAAGCAAAATAAAGAAGGAtgttttgggggggggggggggggggggtaccTTGTGGAAGTTGAAAACCAAATCAAGCTCACAGACATTGCTGAAGAAATGGTCCAAAATCTCAACGAACAAGTGGATGCATTCAAGGTAAGCCAACTCATTGTCTGTTATGTCAACGCACAAGGAGAAAAACAACCCAGCATATCTCCTGTATATAACCTTATGCGTTCGAaactgccaaaaaaaaaaaaaaattatacaaaatgtCACTTATACATGaaaacagataaaaaaaaaaaatagaaccctAGTTGACTTTTTCAACAACcattttatccaaaaatttgTAACAAGAATCTTCTTAAAGCTACACTTTAACTCTAATCTCGTTAAGCAAAATCTAACAAACCTCAACGAAATTGGTGAACTTTGAGTCGCGATTGACCACCATTCTATGGACCTGAGAGCAAAATCAAGAATCAGATGAGAAGcacaaagaagagagagaaaagggataattgaattgaattgaattgaaaTTGTACGTACCTCGTATTCAACCTTGTGTTTCTCAGACTCCTCGAGAGGAACATAGTACTTTGCAAGACGAGTCTTTCCTTGTCTGTTCTGCAATAATATGAATCGGATCTGCAACACGAATTCGACCAAAAATGAGATTTCAGATAATCGATTTCGAAGAATCTTGAAAACCATATTATTACCATTATTCCCGGAATCACAAGACACAAGAAAACGTAAGATCTTCTCGGCAGCTTTGCGGGTTCGCCCAATTTAACACTTATTGGAATGGGGTCAGTTTAATTATTCTTTCTCGGGTCATTTTCTGAAAATGAAGAAGCCCGTTAAAGATATTACTATTCAACTCTAACTCAATAACCCATTACACGCTGGATACTTTAAAGCCCATTTGAACAATAAGGTTTACATAAAAGTAAACAAGGGGTCAAGGGAGCAGCaccacatgttttttttttatttttcagctTTGCCgatgactctttttttttttttttgtaaaatgttaaattttataccaattttagttttttgacaGCAATTACagagaaaacaaagaaagcAGAGTAACCAAAACCTAAAACAAAGTAACAACAGGAAACAAAATGGTCACAATCAACAAGAACACATCTAAGCAATCTGGAAGATCCAACATGTAGAAACACCGATTCCAAACTAAAAGCTTGGACATTTGTGTTGTTGCCACAGATCCTAAGATCTTGAGTTTTCATCCTTGTTGCCACGAGCACCACCACTCGAGGCCGCCCTCAAAACCTCGAACGCGGGTAGAGCCTACAGCTTCTCTAAAGACTAACACAAAAACGAAACAACTTCAAACAACAAGTTACAGCTAGCGGCACATGAGTTTCTACGGGCAGTCAGAGCAGCCGCCTCCGACCACATCCTCAAGCTAAAGTAGCCTCGAGAATCATCTCCCACAGATGCAACAAAGTCGCCAAAGCCTAATCGCCGCCTCTATTCTACACTGTCCCCACCAGCGCTTCAATGGAACAAATCAAAGCTGAAGATGAACCACTTCAGGACCTGTGAAACCAAGCTAACAAAACACATACAACGCAAGAAACGGAGGAGCCACACCGGAACCTACAGATCTGAGAAATCCAGAGAGTAAACACCAAAGACGGATCTCTGAAATCCAACCCTGTTGAAGCACCACCACCAGCCGTCGCCAGGGAGACCTCTCGCTGGAAGAACCCAAACCCAACACTTCCGTCCTAGCCGCACCCGCGAAGGAGAAGCAACACGCATCAGAGGCAGATGCCACCTAACCGAGGTGAAACCGAAAGCTTTATCCACCGCATCTGACTGGATCAGAGAGCAGTCCTCAAACTCTCAACCACCATGAAAGAGCAGAGGGGCTATGGATGTCACCATCTCATCTTGGACAAGGAAAAAGATGAGACTAATAGGAGCAGCAAAACCCGCCGGAGAGACGCAAAAGATGTCACACGTCCACACCAGATAGATCTGCCGCAACTATCACCGGAAAGTCTGCTTCAAACCCGTGACCTCTCGTATTCTCTACTAAAACTGAATAAGCAGAGAAGAAAGCcgatgaagtaaaaaaaaagagaaaggagaGGAGGCCTCTCCGGACGGAGGCACAGAGGCCAACCACCGAAGAAGCAAATCTTTAAAAGTTCGAAACTTTTAGTCGGCGGCTGGTTAGGAGAGAATAAGAAATAGGGCGAACTCTACAGATACAAAAGTTTAGAAATAACTCGTATCGAGTTTTCAACATCCTGTTATGATCTCCATTCTCCACAAAAGAATGGCCCATGCGGAAAACAGCGAATGTACATTATTGGGATATTAATATATACCTAAACAAAATAGTATTGGAATATAATATTAAAGTTTGTTTTCATTTAGTAGAGGAAGAAATGTTTGACCCAGGGGTGAGGGGTAGGAGAAAGATGTTGTGGAGGGAATTCTCCATGGTGTATATGTTTTTACCCTTGCTTGTTGTCGAACCTTTAGGGGTTTCTCTTACCTTTtagttttcctttcttgtaTGATGTTACTGTTTTGATTAGCGAATACCATTTTTTGAATGtcaaagaaaattcaaattCTTGGAATAGAAttcttgattttgatttttttcatctTTCCTTTTGAGGATTTTTTTAGACGAGGCATGATTCTGAGGAGAGATACATTCTTTGGTAGTCGAGTCGAGGTTCCCTCTCGTATTTATGTATTTTCCCTTGCAGCTCAATCCATTGACTTGGAGAAATATATTGACATCCAGGTGTTCGGCGAGTTTCATAGCATACCTCTAGGCATACACGAGATATTATATGCATGTTATTTCACTCCTTTGACATATTGGCTCCTGCGAAGGCCAGCCTATTGTTGAGGTGACGTTGAAAGGGTTATGGGTAGTATGCTCTTCGTAGACTCTGGAACAAAAGGTATATGTTCATGAAGATTGGTGGTGCTTTCGGCTTCCTTTTTTGGCTATTGTATAGGTGAGTTTCCCGAGATGGGCCGTTGGGCCATTTCCTTTTGTGTTCCTGATGAATTTGTTTTCTGTGATCATAATTGTTTTATGCACAGTATCATTTGAAGGAGAAAGGTTGGTGAGGGAGACGTTAAGCCTTCCGAAAAAACTAGAGATGGGTATCCTTCTTGGTGAGTCAGGAAGCTTTGATTTGTAGCTGTATCTTGGGTAGGTTTACTTTCCTGAGGATTCATTATCGTCTTATGGCTGATCTTAACGTTTTTTTTCTAGGTCTAATTGTGGCAAACTTGTGTTGTAAGTCCCATTTTGGCATCCTTCGGGATTGTATcagtttttattattaatggaaatttaaaagaaaaaaaaacgtttcTTTGATAATTCTCTATTAatcaaaatgtaaaataatatattattatagaattctattaatatatattttgaatccattaaaattaatttattatattagtttttcttttactatGTATTAATTAATGAAATGAAATTTGTCAAAGAACTTGACAAAACACGTCCTTGTCTTTTTAATCCACGTAGCCACGTTTTTAATTTGGTAGTTGAAGCCATATAAGaacaaaaattattgttttattaatcaTAGATAGATATGTTGGGGAATATGTGTTTTCAAATTTagtattgtttatttttgagaaaatatcAAATGAATACAAActgataaaaaacaaaacaatatgaCAGGTCAATTATTTGGctattatatataaatggaAAAGTAGAAAAAAGATTGTATCTGTGTGACATGCACAATTTGTCATagtatcatcttcttttatGTTGAATTAACTTTTTTCTAGAACTCACTATAAGTTTAAAACTTATAGATAGATTATCTATCCGAGTTTGAAAATGAGTTCTAAGGATTCAAATAAATATGTGTACGGGTGCATGACTATATTGTAGTTTCATGCAACAGATGAATCGGACTCAAAATATGTTGATATTCCAAATCTGTCTTTTTATCACTCGATCACAAGGTCCTGGACAGTAATTTCCCTTTTACAACCTCTTTAAAAAGAGATTGAAACTCATGATTTTACCAAACcatagaaaaaaattgtaataataTACCAAAttacttgataaataaataaaaaatttatctaGACCACAtactatgtatatataatattttagttttttaataagttttgaaataaaaaattataataactattatCTATAGATTTTCttagtttaaatattatatgaaaataatttatcaggAATATTGTTTTCTTAGCTTTATTACATGTGTATAAGTTTCTAGTCCTAAAATTGAGAAATAAAGTGAAGGGTTAACTAGAGATGTTGATAGATTTCATATATTAGTTTTGTGAagagtaattttttaaaataaattaaataaaaatgaaaaataaattataattattccACTGAGTAACATGTACTATAatgtaatatcataatttttaaagtgatatttttattttaatagagcAATCATTGTAAGTTTAACATGTATTGTGTTGACTTATAGTAATTTTGTTGTACGAAATAACATATgttcatataaattttatttttattataatatagtCAAATTATCAATGTAGAATAGTTCATTTATTTGGTATGTCTCGCATTTTCTTTATTGTAATATTAagaatttaaactaaaaatgagTAATACAACTTTTAACATGTCTCACATTagtctaaatattttttataatttttttaatataaataagttAATGCATTTGATTAATATATTGTATGATTAATGAAATAATCCGTAAAAACTTAAGTGTAAAATATCAATCATAACACGCTCCATTAATATCAGAAcatatttcagatatattaattatttggatatgtttatatttatattatatcagaACCAAATTTATCCAGATTTAAAATGATCCAATTTGAACTCACACATAAACTTATAATATCTAACGGGGCAAAaaaataatacagaaaaaaattCGAGACCCAAAAGAAACAACCATTATCTGAATGAGTACCCGAGTGTTCATACCTAACTAATTCtgtaaaaaaactctttttatgtgtttagccaaattaagtgaaatagaaaagtttttatttagtatAATAGTTATATAGAGTGAAAAATCAAGTGACATTAAATATAacacatttttttgttatttaatttaaattattattttattcacataAATTTTATCTTTGAATAATTTGTTTGGCTATATAGTTGGGTTTAGTAAAACAGACTAACTCGAACTTTTGAACTTTTAACCATATGCGAAATCttgtaactttttttaataattggtaCAAAactaatattgattaactagtaaataaaaataaaaatatgcactattattatggtaatatagtTTATGATGTGATGTATTGTCaaagtaatataattaatgaaattgTTTAATTGAAAGAATATGGAATGATAATTAATGTAgtgatttattaaaaagattaattatatttataattcagTTTTACTAATATAGATTTTGACCATATTCTCACTAGTCTCACACGTTTTAAATGTTTCACAGAACAATCCGTAATAATGCAATTTATACATCATCAACTTTAATCTGGACCACCATTTGATCGAATAAATCCttgattaatttaattaataaatttataactttttgtcttattcaaatatttatgataataCTAATGTCAGTCCATTTATCagatttagagagagagaaaaagctGATGTAAATTATTAGTAACGTTTTTTAGTAATATACCataagattaaaattatatgtcaATTAACAATTCGTACTGTTTTTTAAATCCAATTAAAatcactaatttttttatatcaaattatgGTCCTTTCTaagttgcccaaaaaaaaaaattatggtccTTTCTTCAATTCACCCTTCATTTTAATAGCTATTAGGGAACTGGGgatatggtatatatatatatatataaatatatataaagatataaatactctaaatttgattattttcagTATTATCGGGTTTGCAGGTCTATAAATAAGAAAGATCACACTTCAGTTTCAGTCATCCAAGTTTCTCACCTTTATCCCATCTCATCCACAGTCTCTCTAAACAATAAAATGAATTCCTTAATGAAACTCTTGGCCTCGCTGttactgtttattttttcttttctcatctttggtAAAGATTTATACTCCTATTTAGTTGACATAGCAACGGACTCTTTAAAATCCATATGAAATTGTAACTTTTATATACAATTacagtttcttatatatcactCTTTTTGGCAGGAgagatcgatgtagctgagagtTCAAGTCAGAATCATCCGTTTTCCGGTCGAAATAAATTGTTTGTGTTCGGAGATTCTTACGTCGATATTGGAAACACAAATACTAGTGATAAGGGGGCATGGGAATACCCTTACGGTATCACTTACCCAGGTAAACCCTCTGGCAGGTTCTCGGACGGCCACATCTCCACCGATTTTCTAGGTACCTCTCTACTATTTAAGCTTTTATCTTTTGGAGCATAACGCTGAAACATTGTCTTCATTAACTTCAGATGAAAAAGTTATTGACAGTTGAAAACTCTAGTCTTAGAAATCCACTTCAGCGTAGTATGAAAAACTTTTTAATGGAAAACACATACTTCTTCtgtttcaaatttaatatcttttggAGGTTTCCCTTATGTTTCATACAGTATGAGCTGATGTTTAAAGTTCTTGCACAACCATTGAGAAACTGTTAACTTTCATTTTGTATTAGTTAAACATAATCCAACCAATAAAAgtcatttaataaaatataattggtCTAAAACACCAAACAGTATTAAAGGTTTGCATAGAAGTCTGAAACATcacttaaatttaaattaaaataaaatcttaaaacaccaattaaaaatgaaacagaGTAAGTAACAAATTTCTATCATGGCCTTTTACGGTCTTCccatgtatatttatatttttaatgaggTGGATATATGTTGACTTTGTTTGAGAACACGATGtcgtatttttcttttaaaatccaTTAATATCTGAATTGGTCTAATCATCGATATTCCATATTTGTAATGAGACACATGTTTCCTCTATACAGCCCAATTGCTAAGGATAAAATTACCTGTGAACTACGCCAAGAAAGATGACGTGGATATGGCACGGTTACAATACGGAATGAGTTTTGCGTACGGAGGAACAGGAGTGTTCAAGACTTATGCTAATTATTCTGACATGACCGCTCAGATCAATCTCTTTGAGCAACTCCTCGGCAATGTCTACTCTCCGTCCGACCTTTCTTCGTCCGTCGCTCTCTTTAGTGTGGCTGGCAATGACTACATTACTTTCCTTGCCGGGAATCACACCATTTTCGAAAAACTAGTAAGATTAACTTGAACAAAAAAGTTATCTAGTATGATTAGTAAACAgtattaaaaatagaaactatAATTCTATATGGTTCTTGTTCACTTTTGgttaaagaatatttttaataacagaatggctctgaacaaaaaaaaaaacacttacatTCGTCCTTAGCTAATAGCTTAATCAAGCAGTGCATCATGATCAGTCTGGGTGGTATGCTTTAACTCTATTGCATTTCTCAGTTGGGGATCAGACCACTCATCGAGAAAGTTGTGAATCAAACCGAGGTGAATTTGAGGCGAATCCGCAGCTTGGGAGTAAAGAAGATAGCTATACCATCATTGTCACCGCTCCAGTACATCCCCTTATTTGCAAACAGCTCCAACCCAATACATTACTTCCAAGGCCCTATTAAGGATCTAGTAAAATACCACAACGACTTGTTGCAGAAATCAGTCGCCAAGCTTAACAATGAGAGCAATGATATTGATTCGCCTTTTACCATCATAGATTACTACAATACCTTCTTGGCTATCTTCAACAACACAGGAGAAATCCCAGGTAACAAAAgttaacaaaaacaattattttgttaatcCAAGGAGCATGGGTCATGTCATAGTCCCCCAAAGTTTAACATTTTtatctttaatatatatactactaaGGCTTTTTGTACTATGGAAATGCAGGGATTCTGCCGTTTCCAACCCCGTACATAGAATGTTTAAGGGATGGTAAATTATGTGATGATCCTAGGTCTGCTTTCTTCTGGGATGGAATTCACCTTACCCAAGAAGGATGGAAATCGGTTTACAAGGTTTTAAGAAAAGATATCATCGCAGCTTTGATGCCTAAAGCGTAAAACCACTTATCGGGATCGAAAATTAATAAAACGTATGTATTGTGTGGCAGCTCTAGAGGTGCATTGTATGAACGAATAAAGACCTTTGGCTAATAAAACGTATTTGAATTGTATTGTTGTGGTATATCTCTGTCTCTTGTGTGAACGAATAAAAAGCCTTtgtctaataaaatatttaaagctTCTTTACTGGTTTTATAATTCTGAATGGGATCATAAATCTTGATGAGTGTTCTTCACTTAAAGCGAACTATCCAACCATTACACTACCAAAACATTGACAAAATATAATGGATAATAACTTTTGACTCTTGCTGAGATTAAAATCCCTATCGAGACAATGGCTAAATTTGTCAGACCGATAAAAGGGATCGTTAAAAGAACAGAACGAAGATAATCTACACAAGTCCTGCCAAACACACCGACAAGacaatttcattaaaaaatgttGTGCAAAACAACCAGAGAACTAAATATAAAGTTATacgagacaaaaaaaattataactaaagGTCAATAACTACACGAAACAGGTTTCATATAACTAAACAAAgaaatgttataaaaaaatcttcGCATAACTTTTTAATCGGTGGTGGTGGCCTAGTGGCGCTTGAGGGAATTGAGAAACCCAATAA includes:
- the LOC108826065 gene encoding GDSL esterase/lipase At5g03610-like is translated as MNSLMKLLASLLLFIFSFLIFGEIDVAESSSQNHPFSGRNKLFVFGDSYVDIGNTNTSDKGAWEYPYGITYPGKPSGRFSDGHISTDFLAQLLRIKLPVNYAKKDDVDMARLQYGMSFAYGGTGVFKTYANYSDMTAQINLFEQLLGNVYSPSDLSSSVALFSVAGNDYITFLAGNHTIFEKLLGIRPLIEKVVNQTEVNLRRIRSLGVKKIAIPSLSPLQYIPLFANSSNPIHYFQGPIKDLVKYHNDLLQKSVAKLNNESNDIDSPFTIIDYYNTFLAIFNNTGEIPGILPFPTPYIECLRDGKLCDDPRSAFFWDGIHLTQEGWKSVYKVLRKDIIAALMPKA
- the LOC108824153 gene encoding AP-2 complex subunit sigma — translated: MIRFILLQNRQGKTRLAKYYVPLEESEKHKVEYEVHRMVVNRDSKFTNFVEFRTHKVIYRRYAGLFFSLCVDITDNELAYLECIHLFVEILDHFFSNVCELDLVFNFHKVYLILDEFILAGELQETSKRAIIERMSELEKLD